One Streptomyces sp. R28 DNA window includes the following coding sequences:
- a CDS encoding bifunctional SulP family inorganic anion transporter/carbonic anhydrase has protein sequence MSACTPTRAEDPRRETRIHEPHSPPPPRRYRIAGADVSASIAVFLIALPLSLGIALATGAPLQAGLVAAAVGGIVAGWLGGSPLQVSGPAAGLTVVTADLIHRYGWRTTCAITVLAGLAQLGLGCLRVARSALAVSPAIVHGMLAGIGVTIAVAQLHIVLGSTPQSAVLDNLRALPAQLANVHPAAVSVSALTLALLLLWPRIPGRIGRLLHKVPAALVAVTGATVTASLAGLTLPKVDLPSWSSHALAGLPEGPVLGLAAAVLTITLVCSVQSLLGAVAVDKLVASRLDLVAARPGRPARVSRSNLDCELLGQGAANIVSGTLGGLPVAGVAVRSSANVQAGAVSRNSTMLHGVFVVVAALLMVPILELIPLASLAALVMAVGIQMVSLHHIRTVTRHREVLVYAVTTLGVVFFGVLEGVALGVAMAVAVALHRLTRTRITHDEKEGVHHVHVRGQLTFLAVPRLSRALHLVPQGADAVVELDGSFMDHAAYESLQDWQNSHTAHGGSVELIGRRAGVRIGEPSGPVGLHLDAGTNAAESADCRCHPWTPWRNHQCEIPESVTSQGGRPGKARATGSGDGETDRTGDAPCDTGTSSTTGEFDTAGEPGGADGPTGSGRPGGSRADGSGGAEGSRPNSHQLARGISAFQRNTAPLVRGELARLAREGQQPSQLFLTCADSRVVTSMITSSGPGDLFVVRNVGNLVPLPDQESGDDSVAAAIEYAVDVLQVRSITVCGHSGCGAMQALLNSEPGGPQTPLRRWLRHGLPSLERLSDESRPWARLAGRAPADAVEQLCLTNVVQQLEHLRAHDSVAQALRAGALELHGMYFHVGEAQAYLLGEGNGDEGNGDEVFDDVGVADLSA, from the coding sequence ATGTCCGCCTGCACCCCCACCCGCGCCGAAGACCCACGTCGAGAGACGCGCATCCACGAGCCCCACAGCCCACCCCCGCCCCGCCGCTACCGCATCGCGGGCGCCGATGTGTCAGCCTCGATCGCGGTCTTCCTGATCGCGCTCCCCCTGTCCCTCGGCATCGCCCTGGCCACCGGCGCCCCCCTCCAGGCCGGCCTCGTCGCCGCGGCCGTCGGAGGAATCGTCGCCGGATGGCTCGGCGGCTCCCCCCTCCAGGTCAGCGGCCCCGCCGCCGGGCTCACCGTCGTCACCGCCGACCTCATCCACCGCTACGGCTGGCGGACGACCTGCGCCATCACCGTCCTGGCCGGCCTGGCCCAACTGGGCCTGGGCTGCCTGCGCGTGGCCCGCAGCGCCCTGGCCGTCAGCCCCGCCATCGTGCACGGCATGCTCGCCGGCATCGGCGTCACCATCGCCGTGGCGCAGCTGCACATCGTCCTGGGCAGCACCCCGCAGAGCGCGGTCCTCGACAACCTCCGGGCGTTGCCCGCCCAGTTGGCGAACGTGCACCCGGCCGCCGTGTCGGTGAGCGCGCTGACGCTGGCCCTGCTGCTGCTCTGGCCGCGGATCCCCGGCCGCATCGGACGCCTCCTGCACAAGGTCCCCGCCGCACTCGTCGCCGTCACCGGTGCCACCGTCACCGCTTCACTCGCCGGGCTCACCCTGCCCAAGGTCGACCTGCCGTCCTGGAGCAGCCACGCCCTGGCCGGGCTCCCCGAGGGCCCGGTGCTCGGACTCGCCGCCGCCGTGCTCACCATCACGCTGGTGTGCAGCGTGCAGTCGCTGCTCGGCGCGGTCGCGGTGGACAAGCTGGTCGCCTCCCGCCTCGATCTGGTCGCCGCCCGCCCCGGTCGGCCCGCTCGCGTCAGCCGCTCCAATCTGGACTGCGAACTGCTCGGACAGGGCGCCGCGAACATCGTCTCGGGCACGCTCGGAGGACTGCCCGTGGCCGGTGTGGCGGTGCGAAGTTCGGCGAATGTGCAAGCCGGTGCCGTGAGCCGGAACTCCACGATGCTGCACGGCGTTTTCGTAGTAGTCGCCGCTCTGCTGATGGTCCCGATCCTGGAGCTCATCCCGCTCGCCTCGCTCGCCGCCCTGGTGATGGCCGTCGGCATCCAGATGGTGTCCCTGCACCACATCCGCACGGTGACGCGCCACCGAGAGGTGCTGGTGTATGCCGTCACCACCCTCGGCGTGGTGTTCTTCGGCGTCCTGGAGGGCGTGGCGCTGGGGGTCGCCATGGCCGTCGCCGTCGCCCTGCACCGCCTCACCCGCACCCGGATCACGCATGACGAGAAGGAAGGAGTCCATCACGTACATGTACGAGGGCAGTTGACGTTCCTCGCGGTGCCACGGCTCAGCCGGGCCCTGCATCTCGTACCCCAAGGCGCCGACGCCGTAGTGGAGCTGGACGGGTCGTTCATGGACCACGCGGCGTACGAGTCACTGCAGGACTGGCAGAACTCGCACACCGCGCACGGCGGCTCCGTCGAGCTGATCGGCCGCAGGGCCGGGGTCCGGATCGGCGAGCCGTCGGGACCGGTCGGCCTCCATCTCGACGCCGGGACGAACGCGGCCGAGTCGGCCGACTGCCGGTGCCACCCCTGGACGCCCTGGCGCAACCACCAGTGCGAGATCCCGGAGTCCGTCACATCCCAGGGCGGACGCCCCGGTAAGGCGCGGGCGACCGGGAGCGGCGACGGCGAGACCGACAGGACCGGCGACGCGCCCTGCGACACCGGCACCTCCAGCACCACGGGCGAGTTCGACACGGCCGGCGAGCCCGGCGGAGCCGACGGGCCCACCGGGTCCGGCCGCCCCGGTGGGAGCAGAGCCGACGGATCCGGCGGAGCCGAAGGGAGCCGACCGAACTCGCATCAACTGGCCCGTGGCATCAGCGCGTTCCAGCGCAACACCGCACCCCTGGTGCGGGGAGAGCTGGCGCGGCTGGCGCGGGAGGGGCAGCAGCCTTCGCAGCTTTTCCTGACCTGCGCGGACTCGCGGGTGGTCACCTCGATGATCACCTCCAGTGGTCCGGGCGACCTGTTCGTGGTGCGCAACGTCGGCAACCTCGTTCCGCTGCCCGACCAGGAGAGCGGGGACGACTCGGTGGCTGCGGCGATCGAGTACGCGGTGGACGTGCTGCAGGTGCGGTCCATCACGGTGTGCGGGCACTCCGGGTGCGGGGCCATGCAGGCGCTGCTCAACTCCGAGCCCGGTGGTCCGCAGACCCCGCTGCGGCGGTGGCTGCGGCACGGGCTGCCGAGCCTGGAGCGGCTGTCCGACGAGAGCCGGCCGTGGGCCAGACTCGCCGGGCGGGCGCCGGCCGACGCGGTCGAGCAGCTCTGCCTGACCAACGTGGTCCAGCAGTTGGAGCACCTGCGCGCCCACGACTCCGTGGCCCAAGCCCTGCGGGCAGGGGCGCTGGAGCTGCACGGCATGTACTTCCACGTGGGCGAGGCGCAGGCGTATCTGCTCGGCGAGGGGAACGGGGACGAAGGGAACGGGGACGAGGTGTTCGACGACGTGGGAGTGGCGGATCTGTCGGCGTGA
- a CDS encoding ATP-binding protein has protein sequence MKIAFVGKGGSGKTTLSSLFVRHLAATGAPVVAVDADINQHLGAALGLDEGEAAALPAMGERLALIKDYLRGSNPRIASAQTMIKTTPPGEGSRLLRVRENNPVYDACARPVELDGGAVRLMVTGPFTDSDLGVACYHSKTGAVELFLNHLVDGPDEYVVVDMTAGSDCFASGMFTRFDITFLVAEPTRKGVSVYRQYKEYARDFGVVLKVVGNKVQGQDDLDFLRAEVGDDLLVTVGHSDWVRAMEKGRPPRFDLLEDANHLALRRLRTAVDATYELRDWERYTRQMVHFHLKNARSWGNERTGADLTAQIDPGFVLGEVRGESVTCLREGNSPLTPTA, from the coding sequence ATGAAAATTGCTTTCGTCGGGAAGGGCGGCAGCGGCAAGACCACCCTGTCCTCCCTGTTCGTCCGCCACCTCGCCGCCACCGGCGCGCCGGTCGTCGCCGTCGACGCCGACATCAACCAGCACCTGGGAGCCGCGCTCGGCCTCGACGAGGGGGAGGCCGCCGCGCTGCCCGCGATGGGCGAGCGGCTGGCGCTGATCAAGGACTACCTGCGCGGCTCCAATCCACGGATCGCCTCCGCCCAGACAATGATCAAGACGACGCCACCCGGCGAGGGCTCGCGCCTGTTGCGGGTACGCGAGAACAATCCGGTGTACGACGCCTGCGCCCGGCCGGTGGAACTCGACGGCGGCGCCGTCCGTTTGATGGTCACCGGCCCGTTCACGGACTCCGACCTGGGGGTCGCCTGCTACCACTCCAAGACCGGGGCGGTGGAGCTGTTCCTGAACCACCTGGTGGACGGCCCCGACGAGTACGTCGTGGTCGACATGACGGCGGGCTCGGACTGCTTCGCCTCCGGCATGTTCACCCGCTTCGACATCACGTTCCTTGTCGCTGAGCCGACCCGGAAGGGGGTCTCCGTCTATCGCCAGTACAAGGAGTACGCCCGCGACTTCGGAGTCGTCCTGAAGGTCGTCGGCAACAAGGTGCAGGGACAGGACGACCTCGACTTCCTCCGCGCCGAGGTCGGGGACGACCTGCTGGTGACCGTCGGGCACTCGGACTGGGTGCGCGCCATGGAGAAGGGCCGTCCGCCCCGGTTCGATCTCCTGGAGGACGCCAACCACCTCGCCCTGCGCCGACTGCGCACGGCCGTGGACGCGACGTACGAGCTGCGGGACTGGGAGCGCTACACGCGTCAGATGGTGCACTTCCATCTGAAGAACGCCCGGTCCTGGGGAAACGAGCGCACCGGGGCCGACCTGACGGCACAGATCGACCCCGGGTTCGTGCTCGGTGAGGTACGCGGTGAGAGCGTCACCTGCCTGCGTGAGGGCAACTCGCCTCTGACTCCTACTGCTTGA
- a CDS encoding oxidoreductase, with translation MSTTGATADPLAALGSLPGVPESVESVRKAVDRTYGHRIMRRRSNEITSEAALRGARGSAALSGADWALEEVRRRTDFSGDDEARVMGAALRLTAEAGQLLSIWRQSPLRVLARLHLVAAASKDDTVGRPRQEGEPVDEPLVELPLPSATEVHGRLEGLSELIIAGGSAPALVTAAVVHGEILALRPFTSRNGLVARAAERIVLVGSGLDPKSVCPAEVGHGELGRAAYLAALDGYVSGTPDGMAAWIAHCGKAIELGARESTAVCEALQRGAA, from the coding sequence ATGAGTACGACAGGTGCGACCGCCGATCCGCTCGCGGCCCTCGGATCACTGCCCGGGGTGCCCGAGTCCGTGGAGTCCGTGCGCAAGGCTGTGGACCGGACCTACGGGCACCGGATCATGCGGCGTCGCAGCAACGAGATCACCTCTGAGGCGGCTCTGCGTGGCGCCCGTGGCTCCGCGGCCCTGTCGGGTGCCGACTGGGCGCTCGAAGAGGTGCGTCGGCGCACCGACTTCAGCGGTGACGACGAGGCGCGCGTCATGGGTGCGGCCCTGCGGCTCACGGCCGAGGCGGGCCAACTGCTGTCCATCTGGCGGCAGTCACCGCTTCGGGTGCTGGCCCGGCTGCACCTGGTGGCGGCGGCGAGCAAGGACGACACGGTCGGGCGACCGCGCCAGGAGGGCGAGCCGGTCGACGAGCCGCTGGTCGAGTTGCCCCTGCCGAGTGCGACGGAGGTGCACGGCCGCCTGGAGGGGCTGTCCGAGCTGATCATCGCCGGCGGGTCGGCGCCCGCACTGGTGACGGCCGCCGTCGTGCACGGCGAAATCCTCGCGCTGCGTCCCTTCACGTCCCGCAACGGCCTTGTCGCGCGCGCGGCCGAGCGCATCGTCCTGGTCGGCAGCGGCCTCGACCCGAAGTCCGTCTGCCCGGCGGAGGTCGGTCACGGCGAACTGGGCCGCGCGGCCTATCTGGCGGCGCTCGACGGCTACGTCTCCGGCACCCCAGACGGCATGGCCGCCTGGATCGCCCACTGTGGCAAGGCGATCGAGCTCGGCGCACGCGAGTCGACGGCGGTGTGCGAGGCGCTGCAGCGCGGGGCGGCGTAA
- a CDS encoding HAD family hydrolase: MLRVVENHSLPRTAAFFDLDKTVIAKSSTLTFSKSFYQGGLINRRAALRTAYAQFVFRLGGMDHDQMERTREYLSALVRGWNVQQVKEIVAETLHDLIDPIIYDEAASLIEEHHTAGRDIVIVSTSGAEVVEPIGELLGADRVVATRMVVGEDGCFTGEVEYYAYGPTKAEAIKELAESEGYDLSRCYAYSDSATDLPMLQSVGKPHAVNPDRTLRREALARGWPILDFHRPVRLKQRIPSLSVPPRPALVAAAAIGAAAATAGLVWYASRRRTALA; this comes from the coding sequence ATGCTCAGGGTTGTGGAAAACCACTCCTTGCCCCGCACAGCGGCCTTCTTTGACCTGGACAAGACGGTCATTGCGAAGTCGAGCACGCTCACGTTCAGCAAGTCCTTCTACCAAGGCGGTCTGATCAACCGCAGGGCCGCCCTGCGGACCGCATACGCCCAGTTCGTCTTCCGCCTGGGCGGTATGGACCATGACCAGATGGAGCGCACGCGCGAGTACCTCTCCGCGCTCGTCCGTGGCTGGAACGTCCAGCAGGTCAAGGAGATCGTCGCCGAGACGCTGCACGACCTGATCGACCCGATCATCTACGACGAGGCCGCCTCCCTCATCGAGGAGCACCACACCGCCGGCCGCGACATCGTGATCGTTTCCACGTCCGGTGCCGAGGTGGTGGAGCCGATCGGCGAGCTGCTCGGCGCCGACCGCGTGGTGGCCACGCGCATGGTCGTGGGCGAGGACGGTTGCTTCACCGGGGAGGTGGAGTACTACGCCTATGGCCCAACCAAGGCCGAGGCCATCAAGGAACTGGCCGAGTCCGAGGGCTACGACCTCTCTCGTTGCTACGCCTACAGCGATTCAGCCACCGATCTGCCGATGCTTCAGTCCGTGGGCAAACCGCACGCCGTGAACCCCGACCGCACACTGCGCCGCGAGGCCCTCGCGCGCGGGTGGCCGATTCTCGACTTCCACCGCCCGGTCCGACTCAAGCAACGGATTCCCTCCCTCTCCGTGCCGCCGCGACCCGCTCTTGTCGCGGCGGCGGCCATAGGAGCTGCCGCCGCCACCGCAGGGCTGGTCTGGTACGCGAGTCGACGCCGTACGGCTCTCGCCTGA